One segment of Candidatus Paceibacterota bacterium DNA contains the following:
- the atpE gene encoding ATP synthase F0 subunit C codes for MEVESMRLLASALAIGIGALGPAIAIGLLAGKAMESIGRNPEAAPKIQTAMILAIAFAEAIAIYALVVALIIKFV; via the coding sequence ATGGAAGTAGAATCAATGAGGTTGTTAGCATCAGCTTTAGCTATCGGAATTGGGGCATTGGGCCCAGCCATAGCAATCGGTTTACTCGCCGGTAAAGCAATGGAGTCAATCGGTAGAAATCCGGAAGCCGCGCCAAAAATCCAGACCGCAATGATTTTGGCTATCGCTTTTGCTGAAGCTATCGCTATTTATGCGCTGGTAGTAGCGCTGATTATTAAATTTGTTTAA
- the atpF gene encoding F0F1 ATP synthase subunit B has product MGDLLGNLGIDWKILIAQTINFLIVLWLLNRFVFKKITKHLESRKDKIERGLVLTEKAEREIERINEARHREIEKAKSEAEKILIDARSTAIEKEKAAITLARLESEKILNKAKREAEEEKNRAVLNGKTEMKKLAILIAEKLLSRSTKPEDQDTAAEEVLNQLEKMDYAKQS; this is encoded by the coding sequence ATGGGAGATTTATTGGGTAATCTTGGAATTGACTGGAAAATATTAATTGCACAGACGATCAATTTTCTGATCGTGCTTTGGTTGCTCAATAGGTTTGTTTTCAAAAAAATCACCAAACATCTTGAATCTAGGAAAGATAAGATTGAGCGTGGCTTGGTCCTAACCGAAAAAGCCGAAAGGGAAATAGAGAGGATAAATGAAGCTCGGCACCGAGAAATTGAAAAAGCTAAAAGTGAAGCAGAGAAAATCTTGATTGACGCAAGAAGTACTGCGATAGAAAAAGAAAAAGCGGCAATCACCCTCGCCCGTCTGGAATCTGAAAAAATATTGAATAAAGCAAAAAGAGAAGCGGAAGAGGAGAAAAACAGAGCCGTTCTTAATGGCAAAACCGAAATGAAAAAATTAGCCATTTTGATTGCTGAAAAATTGCTTTCTCGTAGCACTAAACCAGAAGATCAAGATACAGCAGCAGAAGAAGTATTAAACCAATTGGAAAAAATGGATTATGCGAAACAGTCCTAA
- a CDS encoding F0F1 ATP synthase subunit delta: protein MRNSPKKYAEVLVSVLTSASSEAEIKDKAKKLKLILQKRGEVKLAGDILREFSRAWAERMGPIAKIISATPIQEKTREKIYSELKARGYVPKESIDESLIGGLSVFLGNQYLIDASYRGKLRKLEKIIQASHE from the coding sequence ATGCGAAACAGTCCTAAAAAATACGCGGAAGTTTTGGTGTCAGTGCTTACATCCGCCTCATCCGAAGCGGAGATAAAAGACAAGGCAAAAAAACTGAAGCTCATATTACAAAAAAGAGGCGAGGTAAAATTAGCTGGAGATATTTTGCGCGAATTCTCCCGAGCTTGGGCCGAGAGGATGGGGCCAATCGCCAAGATTATTTCAGCAACACCGATTCAAGAAAAAACTAGAGAAAAAATTTATTCTGAATTGAAAGCTAGAGGGTATGTTCCAAAAGAAAGTATCGATGAGAGTTTGATTGGTGGGCTTTCGGTTTTTCTAGGAAATCAATATTTAATCGACGCCTCTTACAGGGGAAAATTAAGGAAATTAGAAAAAATAATACAAGCCAGCCATGAATAA
- the atpA gene encoding F0F1 ATP synthase subunit alpha, translating to MNKNDFTFDILRKELEGLTDTGSAEEIGKVISVGDGVAQIEGLPGVLFSEMIEIGEDAIPAMVLNLEEYAIGAVILGEDTKIREGDIARKTGKVLSVPVGEEILGRVLNPLGKPIDGKSSLPANMKTLPIERPAPSVFDRQSVDTPLGTGIKVVDAAIPIGRGQRELIIGDRQIGKTALAQDTILNQLNEPEDKRPICIYVAIGQKASKVAKFVQELEERGAMDFTIVVVANASEPASLWYIAPYAGCSMGEYFRDKGKDVLIIYDDLSKHAWAWRQIALLLRRPPGREAYPGDVFYLHSRLLERAARLSDKKGGGSLTALPIIETQLGDVSAYIPTNVISITDGQIYLESDLFSKGQRPAVNIGLSVSRVGSAAQTKAMKKVAAKLKLDLAQFQELAAFAQFAQDLDKETKAKIDRGERLMEILKQSQYKPVPLENQVVILFAVNEGYFDSVPLERVREFEDKIVRHMEDNHPKILEIIRNSRDLTDESKEEIRKALGEIKI from the coding sequence ATGAATAAAAACGACTTCACATTTGACATCTTAAGGAAAGAGCTTGAGGGTCTAACAGACACCGGATCTGCAGAAGAGATTGGCAAAGTCATAAGCGTCGGAGATGGGGTGGCACAGATTGAAGGATTGCCCGGCGTTTTGTTTTCCGAAATGATTGAAATCGGTGAAGATGCCATACCGGCTATGGTTTTAAATTTGGAAGAATATGCTATCGGCGCGGTAATTTTGGGCGAAGATACAAAAATCAGAGAAGGTGATATCGCGCGCAAGACTGGCAAGGTTTTGTCAGTCCCTGTGGGTGAAGAAATTTTGGGTAGAGTTTTAAATCCACTCGGCAAGCCGATAGATGGAAAATCAAGTCTGCCAGCAAACATGAAAACTTTGCCAATTGAAAGACCAGCGCCCTCGGTTTTTGACCGACAAAGTGTTGATACACCACTTGGAACAGGAATTAAAGTTGTTGACGCGGCAATTCCAATCGGTCGCGGGCAAAGAGAACTTATTATTGGTGACCGACAGATTGGCAAAACAGCTCTAGCACAAGATACGATTTTAAACCAATTAAACGAACCGGAGGATAAAAGACCAATTTGTATTTATGTTGCCATTGGTCAAAAAGCTTCGAAGGTTGCAAAATTTGTCCAGGAATTAGAGGAGAGGGGGGCTATGGATTTTACGATTGTTGTTGTAGCAAACGCTTCAGAACCAGCTTCACTTTGGTACATTGCGCCTTACGCTGGCTGTTCTATGGGAGAATATTTTCGGGACAAAGGTAAGGATGTTTTAATAATTTACGACGATCTTTCAAAACACGCCTGGGCTTGGAGACAAATTGCTTTACTTCTCCGCCGTCCACCCGGACGCGAAGCTTATCCGGGAGACGTTTTCTATCTACACTCAAGATTACTTGAACGTGCCGCTCGGCTTTCCGACAAAAAAGGTGGCGGATCTTTAACTGCTCTGCCAATAATCGAAACCCAGCTTGGCGACGTCTCGGCTTATATTCCAACAAACGTCATCTCCATAACCGACGGTCAAATTTATCTTGAATCTGATTTGTTCTCAAAAGGTCAGAGGCCAGCAGTTAATATCGGACTTTCCGTTTCTCGCGTCGGCTCGGCCGCACAAACCAAAGCCATGAAAAAGGTTGCCGCCAAACTAAAACTCGATTTGGCGCAATTTCAAGAACTTGCAGCTTTTGCCCAGTTTGCTCAAGATTTGGACAAAGAAACCAAAGCTAAAATTGACCGGGGAGAGAGACTGATGGAAATCTTAAAACAAAGCCAATACAAGCCAGTGCCTTTAGAAAATCAGGTGGTCATCTTGTTTGCAGTAAATGAAGGATATTTTGATTCAGTTCCTCTGGAAAGAGTCCGGGAATTTGAAGATAAAATTGTTAGACACATGGAAGACAATCATCCAAAAATTCTAGAGATAATAAGAAACTCAAGAGACTTAACAGACGAATCAAAAGAAGAAATCAGAAAAGCGCTTGGAGAGATAAAAATTTGA
- the atpG gene encoding ATP synthase F1 subunit gamma encodes MPSSRHLKSKIKSVRNIKQITKAVQMVSATKMRRSQEVALNARPYAKKSFILLSHLLKYSETDEKTVFLWQKNKNKKCALIVITSDKGLAGNFNSSSLRSAWQWKNTKEEEGFEVDIVTVGKKARDFFRTKNSNIVAEFANLGDLVSFEDTKNLSHWVLDNFKNNEYGSIFVCSNQFISALLQKVGIHQVLPLDKDELQKTIDGIVPKTGKYSEIKEEAHKEENNLSYLLEPAREEIMGNLSENLIRIMIMHFIFESNASEHSARMLAMKNATENAGRLQEELTLKLNKARQAGITQELTEIATAKEALTNN; translated from the coding sequence ATGCCATCCTCAAGACACCTAAAAAGTAAAATAAAGTCAGTTAGAAATATCAAACAAATCACCAAAGCGGTGCAAATGGTTTCGGCTACAAAAATGAGACGTTCCCAAGAGGTGGCGTTAAACGCAAGACCCTACGCCAAGAAATCTTTTATTCTTCTGTCCCACTTATTAAAATACTCCGAAACAGACGAAAAAACCGTGTTTTTGTGGCAGAAAAATAAAAACAAAAAATGCGCTTTAATTGTCATAACTTCTGATAAAGGATTGGCGGGCAACTTTAACAGCTCATCCTTAAGAAGCGCCTGGCAATGGAAAAATACAAAAGAGGAGGAGGGGTTTGAGGTAGATATTGTGACAGTCGGCAAAAAAGCCCGAGACTTCTTCCGAACAAAAAATTCAAATATCGTGGCCGAATTTGCAAATCTTGGCGATCTGGTTAGTTTTGAAGATACAAAAAATCTTAGTCATTGGGTTTTAGATAATTTTAAAAACAATGAATACGGCAGTATTTTTGTTTGTTCAAACCAATTTATTTCAGCTTTGTTACAAAAAGTCGGGATCCATCAGGTCTTGCCGTTAGACAAGGATGAACTGCAGAAAACCATAGACGGAATTGTCCCCAAAACCGGAAAATATTCAGAGATTAAAGAAGAAGCCCATAAAGAAGAAAATAATTTATCCTACCTTCTGGAACCGGCAAGAGAAGAGATAATGGGAAATTTATCGGAAAATTTGATAAGGATAATGATAATGCATTTTATATTTGAATCAAACGCCTCTGAACATTCAGCCAGAATGTTGGCGATGAAAAATGCGACTGAAAACGCCGGACGACTTCAGGAAGAATTAACCTTGAAGCTGAACAAAGCTCGTCAAGCAGGAATCACTCAAGAATTGACGGAAATCGCAACCGCCAAAGAGGCACTTACAAACAATTAA
- the atpD gene encoding F0F1 ATP synthase subunit beta, whose translation MNNSKGKIIQIMGPVVDVEFSEESGKLPSIQTALKVRRENQKDLVLEVAGHLGGNRVRTLAMDSTDGLKRKTEVENTNAPISVPVGEEVLGRVFDVLGNPIDEKGEVKAERSSIYQPAPKLEDQKTEPEVFETGIKVIDLLAPIIKGGKVGLFGGAGVGKTVLLQELIANTAREHGGYSVFAGVGERTREGNDLYREMEESGVLKNTAMVFGQMNEVPGARFRAALTGLRMAEYFRDVKRKDVLLFIDNIFRFVQAGSEVSVLLGRMPSAVGYQPTLATDVGLLQERITSTKNGSVTSVQAIYVPADDITDPAPATTFSHLDSTIVLSRELASLGIYPAVDPLDSRSSALDPNVVGEEHYSVARAVQKILQRYKELQDIIAILGMEELSDEDKRIVARARRIQKFLSQPFFVAAQFTGREGKYVPLADTVRAFKEIIDGKHDAKDESAFYLKGGIDEV comes from the coding sequence ATGAACAATAGCAAAGGAAAGATTATACAAATTATGGGTCCGGTAGTTGATGTAGAATTTTCGGAAGAAAGTGGAAAACTGCCTTCCATTCAAACTGCTCTAAAAGTTAGGCGAGAAAACCAAAAAGATTTAGTGTTGGAAGTGGCCGGACATTTGGGAGGAAACCGGGTCAGAACTTTAGCTATGGATTCTACTGATGGATTAAAAAGAAAGACCGAAGTTGAAAACACTAACGCTCCGATTTCCGTGCCAGTTGGCGAAGAAGTTTTAGGAAGGGTGTTTGACGTTCTTGGAAATCCAATTGACGAAAAGGGGGAAGTAAAAGCCGAGAGGTCCTCGATCTATCAACCGGCTCCAAAATTGGAAGACCAAAAAACCGAGCCGGAAGTTTTCGAAACTGGAATAAAAGTTATTGATCTTTTAGCGCCCATCATCAAAGGTGGCAAGGTCGGGCTTTTTGGAGGCGCCGGAGTTGGAAAGACAGTTCTTCTACAAGAGCTTATCGCCAATACCGCAAGAGAGCATGGTGGGTATTCTGTCTTTGCAGGTGTAGGAGAGAGAACCAGAGAAGGAAATGATCTTTACCGAGAAATGGAGGAATCAGGGGTATTAAAAAACACCGCCATGGTTTTCGGGCAAATGAATGAAGTTCCGGGCGCTCGTTTTCGTGCGGCTTTAACCGGTTTGAGAATGGCCGAGTATTTTAGAGATGTGAAAAGAAAAGATGTGCTTTTGTTTATTGATAACATCTTTAGATTTGTCCAAGCTGGCTCCGAGGTCTCGGTCTTATTGGGCAGAATGCCGTCAGCCGTGGGTTATCAGCCGACCTTGGCAACAGATGTCGGTCTTCTGCAGGAGAGAATAACCTCAACCAAAAACGGTTCGGTTACTTCTGTTCAAGCAATTTATGTTCCGGCTGATGACATTACAGACCCAGCTCCGGCTACCACTTTTTCTCACTTGGATTCAACAATAGTTTTATCTCGTGAATTGGCCTCGCTCGGAATCTATCCAGCTGTAGATCCGCTTGATTCACGTTCTTCAGCGCTTGATCCAAACGTCGTCGGCGAAGAACATTATTCTGTCGCCAGAGCAGTCCAGAAAATTTTACAAAGATACAAAGAATTGCAAGATATCATTGCGATTTTGGGAATGGAAGAATTATCTGACGAAGACAAGAGGATTGTCGCCAGAGCCAGAAGAATTCAAAAATTTTTATCACAACCATTTTTCGTTGCCGCCCAGTTCACCGGCAGAGAAGGAAAATATGTTCCTCTAGCCGACACCGTTAGAGCTTTCAAAGAAATTATTGACGGCAAACATGATGCAAAAGACGAATCCGCATTTTACTTAAAAGGCGGGATAGACGAGGTTTAA
- the glpX gene encoding class II fructose-bisphosphatase has protein sequence MDRNLALEFVRVTEAAAIAAARWIGRGDKKKADGAAVDEMRDRFNQINFAGRIVIGEGQKDEAPELYIGEKVGRGKSPIMDIAVDPLECTASVAYGRPNAMSVICSGPKESLLSAPDTYMEKIVAGPKVAKLIRLDAPVKINIEKTAKVLGKKVRDITVVVLDKPRHESLINQIRKAGARVRLITDGDVSGSIATCIPESGIDLLMGTGGSAEAVLSTTAIKTFGGQIFCRFNPPNEHHKNLLKKSGLNTKKIYSANDLAKGKVLTFTATGVIDGPLLKGVRFAGDKIITHSIVIRSQSGTVRYITTEHRLNK, from the coding sequence ATGGACAGAAACCTAGCATTAGAATTTGTAAGAGTAACGGAAGCGGCGGCTATCGCCGCCGCTCGCTGGATTGGTAGAGGAGATAAGAAAAAAGCCGACGGGGCGGCGGTTGATGAAATGCGCGACCGGTTTAATCAGATTAATTTTGCCGGACGAATTGTCATCGGCGAAGGACAAAAAGACGAAGCGCCGGAGCTTTACATAGGCGAAAAAGTCGGCAGAGGAAAAAGCCCAATAATGGATATTGCTGTTGACCCCTTGGAATGCACGGCAAGTGTTGCTTATGGCCGACCAAATGCAATGTCGGTCATTTGCTCTGGCCCAAAAGAGTCTCTCCTTTCAGCACCAGACACTTATATGGAAAAAATCGTCGCGGGGCCAAAAGTAGCAAAGCTAATTCGTCTAGACGCGCCGGTTAAAATAAATATAGAGAAAACCGCCAAAGTTCTCGGTAAAAAAGTAAGAGACATCACGGTAGTGGTCTTAGACAAACCGAGACATGAGAGCTTAATAAACCAAATCAGGAAAGCCGGCGCGCGAGTTCGCCTTATAACAGACGGTGATGTTTCCGGAAGTATTGCAACTTGTATACCTGAATCTGGAATTGACCTGCTTATGGGCACTGGGGGCAGTGCCGAAGCGGTTTTGTCAACTACAGCAATAAAAACCTTTGGTGGCCAAATTTTTTGCCGATTTAATCCACCAAACGAACATCATAAAAATCTTTTAAAAAAATCTGGTTTAAACACAAAGAAAATTTATTCAGCAAATGATTTAGCGAAAGGCAAAGTGCTAACTTTCACCGCCACTGGAGTTATTGACGGGCCGCTTCTAAAGGGTGTTCGCTTTGCCGGAGATAAAATTATTACCCATTCAATAGTCATACGCAGTCAGTCGGGAACAGTTAGGTATATCACGACAGAGCATAGGTTAAATAAATAA
- a CDS encoding fructose-bisphosphate aldolase class I, with amino-acid sequence MKNIKELNEIAKQMVAPGKGILAADESTDTIGKRFSAINLENTEENRRAYRELLFTTPDIGKYISGVIMYDETIHQKTEGKNSFVSVLQNEGVLPGIKVDHGTIPDPNSPDEKITKGLEGLSERLKEYASIGAKFAKWRTVITINKNYSQTDGLPTEENLKITARDLAQYAKYCQEAGIVPIVEPEVLMDGSHKIEKCEEVTEKTLNYLFEELNKVKVQIEGIILKPNMIVPGKNSGQKTSPEEVAKATISLFKKVLPENLPGIVFLSGGQSEVEATENLNAMNQIKDLPWRLSFSYGRALQESTLKTWAGKKENVPEAQKVFLHRSKMNSLATLGKYSLTLEEEGIA; translated from the coding sequence ATGAAAAATATAAAAGAACTAAACGAAATCGCAAAGCAGATGGTTGCGCCGGGGAAGGGAATTCTGGCGGCTGATGAAAGCACCGACACGATTGGAAAACGTTTCAGTGCCATAAATCTGGAAAATACCGAAGAAAACAGAAGAGCTTATCGCGAGCTTCTTTTTACAACACCTGATATCGGAAAATATATTTCCGGTGTGATTATGTATGACGAAACTATTCACCAAAAAACAGAAGGTAAAAATAGCTTTGTTTCGGTTTTACAAAATGAAGGAGTGTTGCCAGGAATAAAAGTTGACCATGGGACTATCCCAGACCCGAACTCGCCTGATGAAAAAATTACCAAAGGATTGGAGGGCTTGTCGGAACGACTAAAAGAATATGCCTCTATTGGTGCAAAATTTGCCAAGTGGCGCACTGTTATAACAATTAACAAAAATTATTCGCAAACTGATGGATTGCCGACCGAAGAAAATCTAAAAATAACTGCTAGAGATTTAGCTCAATATGCCAAATACTGCCAAGAAGCGGGAATTGTGCCCATTGTTGAGCCGGAAGTTTTAATGGATGGTAGTCATAAAATAGAAAAATGTGAAGAAGTTACAGAGAAGACTTTAAATTATCTTTTTGAAGAGTTAAATAAAGTCAAAGTACAAATTGAAGGAATAATTTTAAAACCTAATATGATTGTCCCCGGAAAGAATTCGGGACAAAAAACTTCGCCGGAAGAAGTTGCCAAAGCTACGATAAGTTTATTTAAGAAAGTTTTACCTGAAAATCTCCCTGGCATTGTTTTTCTCTCCGGCGGACAAAGTGAAGTTGAAGCAACCGAAAATTTAAATGCTATGAATCAAATTAAGGATTTGCCGTGGCGCTTGAGTTTCTCTTATGGCCGAGCCCTTCAAGAAAGCACTTTAAAAACTTGGGCTGGTAAAAAAGAAAATGTTCCAGAAGCTCAAAAAGTTTTTCTCCACCGCTCTAAAATGAACTCTCTGGCAACTCTTGGCAAATATTCTCTGACTTTGGAAGAAGAAGGTATTGCTTAA
- a CDS encoding DNA-3-methyladenine glycosylase → MSKVLSQEFFQRPTEKVAIDLLGKVLVRRIGRKQIAVKITELEIYDGFEDRASHAFHDKTERNKIMFEEGGRFYIYLCYGMHWMINIVVGKKDYPSAILIRGGEIVSNLKADISTSPAGKQNLKTNLNGPGKLSGFLKIDKKLNERKAIPKNKLWFEDRGFKIPKNRTQRTPRIGIHYAGPIWSKKKWRFVVK, encoded by the coding sequence ATGTCTAAAGTCCTGTCTCAAGAATTTTTTCAAAGGCCGACGGAAAAGGTAGCTATTGATTTGCTTGGAAAAGTTTTAGTTAGGAGAATTGGTCGGAAACAAATCGCGGTAAAAATTACCGAGCTTGAAATTTACGACGGTTTTGAAGACCGCGCTAGCCACGCTTTCCATGACAAGACCGAACGGAATAAAATAATGTTTGAAGAAGGCGGGCGATTTTATATTTACCTATGCTATGGCATGCATTGGATGATAAATATCGTCGTCGGCAAGAAAGATTATCCTTCAGCAATCTTAATTAGAGGCGGAGAAATTGTTTCCAACCTAAAAGCTGACATCTCTACCTCACCGGCAGGCAAGCAAAATCTGAAAACTAATTTAAACGGACCGGGAAAATTGAGTGGGTTTTTGAAAATAGATAAAAAACTTAATGAAAGAAAAGCGATACCTAAAAATAAACTCTGGTTTGAAGATCGGGGATTCAAAATTCCTAAAAACAGAACCCAAAGAACTCCCCGAATTGGGATTCATTACGCCGGGCCCATTTGGAGTAAGAAAAAGTGGCGTTTTGTTGTTAAATAG
- a CDS encoding NUDIX domain-containing protein has product MAEKKRSVGLVVLTKVPEVGVVAVLQRRGKFNPEKLADGKIKESYPGGCQVTCHGRVELGDDDEEAALLREAQEELGLEAAHKLLVQNRGRLVKLVEHRGDTEDATTFGIFMPDPDFLKLIHLGPSSGGLELLPGSEVGNICHLRDFDKSTGVTDLDVIAMYYDERGAVRLAFDKLVPKG; this is encoded by the coding sequence ATGGCCGAGAAGAAACGGAGTGTTGGACTGGTTGTTTTGACTAAAGTTCCCGAGGTGGGAGTGGTTGCGGTGCTTCAGCGGCGCGGGAAGTTCAACCCCGAAAAGCTCGCGGATGGCAAGATCAAGGAGAGCTACCCCGGCGGCTGCCAGGTAACTTGCCACGGCAGGGTGGAACTGGGCGACGATGACGAGGAAGCCGCACTCTTGCGTGAAGCGCAAGAGGAACTTGGTCTGGAAGCTGCTCACAAGCTTCTGGTTCAAAACCGTGGCCGACTCGTCAAGCTGGTGGAGCACCGGGGAGATACGGAAGATGCTACCACTTTCGGCATTTTTATGCCAGATCCCGATTTTCTCAAGCTCATCCATCTCGGACCTTCAAGCGGTGGGCTGGAACTTCTTCCGGGGAGCGAAGTCGGCAACATCTGCCATCTGCGGGACTTCGACAAGAGCACTGGCGTGACTGACCTTGATGTGATTGCTATGTACTACGACGAGAGAGGGGCGGTTCGTCTGGCTTTCGATAAGCTCGTGCCCAAGGGCTAA
- a CDS encoding replication-associated recombination protein A: protein MPEPLASQIRPKNLDEFIGQGHLVGKSGPIREAIEKEHLFSFILWGPPGCGKTTLARIYSKSLGGELHELSAVSAGKEDIKKIIAPKPQTLDPKPHILFLDEIHRFNKAQQDYLLPFVESGELTLIGATTENPSFEIIAPLLSRCQVFVLESFSEDDMKKILKKTGMKMPKSAEDWIISYSQGDARQAISILDNTQRIFKKITLENLKNTVQSKHLRYDKKGDEHYNTISAFIKSMRASQPDAALYYLAKMIDAGEDPKFIARRMVIFASEDIGQAAPTALVVANEVFRAVETIGLPEAQINLAHGVVYLSTAKKDRRSYDAYFRALEDVKKYGNLPIPKNILNAPTKLMKDLDYGKGYEKYPPDDGKKSYLPEKLKGKKYLKY from the coding sequence ATGCCAGAGCCACTCGCTTCACAAATCAGACCAAAAAACCTTGATGAATTTATCGGCCAAGGACATTTGGTTGGTAAAAGCGGGCCTATACGCGAAGCAATTGAGAAAGAACATCTTTTCTCTTTTATTCTTTGGGGTCCGCCAGGATGTGGAAAAACTACGCTCGCCAGAATTTATTCTAAAAGCTTAGGAGGAGAACTACACGAATTATCTGCAGTCTCTGCGGGAAAGGAAGACATCAAAAAAATTATCGCCCCTAAACCCCAGACCCTAGACCCTAAACCCCATATTCTATTTCTCGATGAAATTCATCGCTTCAATAAAGCTCAGCAGGACTATCTTCTGCCATTCGTTGAAAGCGGGGAATTAACTTTGATCGGTGCTACAACAGAAAATCCGAGCTTTGAAATTATCGCGCCACTTCTTTCACGTTGCCAAGTTTTTGTTCTTGAAAGTTTTTCAGAAGATGATATGAAAAAAATTCTTAAAAAAACCGGAATGAAAATGCCAAAATCGGCGGAAGATTGGATAATTTCCTATTCTCAAGGCGATGCCCGTCAAGCAATTTCAATCCTTGATAATACGCAACGGATCTTTAAAAAAATTACACTAGAAAACTTAAAAAATACTGTTCAATCTAAACACCTTCGTTATGATAAAAAAGGCGACGAGCATTACAACACTATAAGCGCTTTCATAAAATCGATGCGCGCCAGCCAGCCGGATGCCGCGCTTTATTATCTTGCTAAAATGATTGATGCCGGCGAAGACCCGAAATTTATAGCTCGCAGAATGGTTATTTTTGCCTCCGAAGACATTGGTCAGGCAGCGCCGACCGCGCTTGTGGTTGCCAACGAAGTTTTTCGCGCCGTGGAAACAATCGGACTTCCAGAGGCACAAATCAATCTTGCGCACGGCGTCGTTTATCTTTCTACCGCCAAAAAAGACCGACGGAGTTATGACGCTTATTTCCGCGCTTTGGAAGATGTAAAAAAATATGGTAATTTGCCGATTCCAAAAAATATTTTGAACGCGCCGACAAAATTAATGAAGGATTTAGATTATGGAAAAGGTTATGAAAAATATCCGCCAGACGACGGAAAGAAAAGCTATCTACCCGAGAAATTAAAAGGTAAAAAGTATTTGAAGTATTAG
- a CDS encoding acyl-CoA desaturase, translating to MTTAETGVTALPSSRSTRLGVLFFVIAPLVGLILAIWLSWGRGVYALDIIQLVFWHSITGLGVTVGFHRLFTHASFKTYSPVKATLGILGSMTAQGNLFQWCAVHMKHHRYSDGENDPHSPHAYGEGFWAVSRGFWHAHVGWLFSHDMPSSEMERMTKKLRKERLLVWIDKLFLLWVALGLLLPTLVGWLFVGTWEGAFRGFLWGGIIRIGTVHHVTWSINSVCHLWGRKDFQSEDQSRNNWIFGLLGWGEGWHNGHHAFLWSAKHGLLRGQMDPSWWIIKGLEWLGLASGIRVPEANAIQAKRKQQKE from the coding sequence ATGACGACCGCAGAGACCGGAGTGACGGCTCTGCCGTCGTCTCGTTCCACAAGACTAGGAGTTTTGTTCTTCGTCATTGCCCCACTCGTCGGCCTGATCTTGGCGATCTGGCTCTCTTGGGGGCGCGGGGTTTACGCCCTCGACATCATCCAGCTCGTCTTCTGGCACTCTATCACTGGACTGGGAGTGACAGTCGGTTTCCACCGACTCTTCACTCACGCTTCATTCAAGACCTACTCTCCGGTGAAAGCTACGCTAGGAATCTTGGGCTCAATGACAGCCCAAGGAAACTTGTTCCAGTGGTGCGCCGTTCACATGAAGCACCATCGCTATAGCGATGGAGAAAACGATCCACACTCGCCTCATGCTTACGGAGAAGGATTTTGGGCGGTCTCTCGCGGATTCTGGCACGCCCATGTTGGATGGCTCTTCTCCCATGACATGCCGTCCTCGGAAATGGAGAGGATGACGAAAAAGTTAAGGAAAGAGCGCCTTCTCGTCTGGATCGACAAACTCTTTCTCCTTTGGGTCGCCCTAGGACTTCTGCTTCCGACTCTCGTGGGCTGGCTTTTTGTCGGCACATGGGAAGGAGCTTTCCGTGGTTTTCTCTGGGGTGGAATCATCCGAATAGGAACGGTACATCACGTGACTTGGAGTATCAATTCCGTCTGCCATCTTTGGGGGCGGAAAGATTTCCAAAGTGAAGACCAGAGTCGCAACAACTGGATCTTCGGCCTCTTGGGTTGGGGCGAAGGTTGGCACAACGGCCACCACGCTTTCCTCTGGTCTGCCAAGCACGGTCTTCTACGCGGACAGATGGACCCTAGTTGGTGGATAATCAAAGGCCTGGAATGGCTGGGATTGGCTTCGGGCATCAGAGTTCCTGAAGCCAATGCAATTCAGGCAAAGCGAAAACAACAAAAAGAATAG